In a genomic window of Suricata suricatta isolate VVHF042 chromosome 12, meerkat_22Aug2017_6uvM2_HiC, whole genome shotgun sequence:
- the SMIM26 gene encoding small integral membrane protein 26 encodes MRPDQASAWYRRMSMVYALGAWTMLGSLIFLGRKKSEVPGNEVEQKDVARNEMLEPPKGFYVETIVTYKEDFVPVTDRILNFLKSWTGGPGPES; translated from the exons ATGCGACCGGACCAGGCCTCCGCTTGGTACCGGCGGATGTCCATGGTCTATGCGCTGGGCGCTTGGACCATGCTGGGGTCCTTGATTTTTTTAGGCCGGAAAAAGAGCGAAGTACCAG GCAATGAAGTGGAGCAAAAGGATGTTGCAAGAAATGAAATGCTCGAGCCCCCGAAAGGGTTTTATGTGGAAACAATTGTCACGTATAAAGAAGATTTTGTTCCAGTCACTGACAGGATACTCAACTTTTTGAAATCATGGACTGGTGGTCCTGGACCAGAATCCTGA